Proteins found in one Quercus robur chromosome 2, dhQueRobu3.1, whole genome shotgun sequence genomic segment:
- the LOC126698101 gene encoding uncharacterized protein LOC126698101, whose amino-acid sequence MQLFRDVVDECAFIDLGFVGFPFTWHKHFADYTVWERLDRALATTEWFSMFPRTKVHHLDTTVSDHKPIWINPEGMSTNFQKPFRFEQMWMTDKGCGETIEAVWTENSLEPWDIRVLKKIDKCGHELLCWSKRHFGNVRQELAKKRKELQQAERFSVRTGDSRRMRVLESEINLLLDKEVQMWRQRSRILWLKDGDRNTKFFHSKASQRRRRNYITKLYDSTGRWCTSQSQINDTILGFYRDLFTTVNSENLADVVEVIPQVVTESMNDTLTKAFTIQEVEVAVKDMAPLKAPGPDGMPPLFYQSYWSLVGSDVSHSILHYLNTVAFETLHHMRNHNKGKTGFMSLKLNMSKAYDRVEWSYMEHVLVKMGFHSRWVHLMMLCITNASYSILINGEPHGNITPTRGLRQGDPLSPYLFLMCTEGLHGLINKAALNGDIRGVSICQNGPKLTHLLFADDSVIFCRTKESECQCLLDILAKYENASGQQINRTKTTLFFSKSTSEEMQASIKSMLGVSVIQQYEKYLGLPSLVGRKKKESFNHIKQQVWKRLAGWEAKLLSQAGREILIKSVAQALPTYTMTCFKLPLSLCQELESMICRFFWGQKGDNRKIHWVKWQDLCKPKNQGGMGFKDLALFNDALLAKQTWRLLHDTNSLFYRVFKAKFFPNSTIMEAKNPANASYAWKSILKGRDVIKKGAAWRIGSGLSVNVWGENWLPTKHNPRIITPVVVGWEGAKVGDFIDQGQKIWKADLVDRVFYEFEASIIKTMPLCRTIQDDVLIWPFTPNGRYTVKSGYRFLQEASRVQQPGQSLTQALKPLWNKIWTLEVPNKVKTLLWKACKNSLPTKANLFRRKITTDARCEICKQEDEDIIHALYRCPALQSLGNSIPEWNQGTLKQSTCFTDFIGLVFAGTANLALFSLVIWNLWNRRNNLRLGKPTLPLDKVLEHSRERQLESHSSTMTSTKQGRMQAATWTPPQDNWYKINFDGATFADDNSAGLGVVIRNKDSRVMASLSQKIPLPMSVIEVEVLAAQRALELAVELGVNHVILEGDSETLHKTLLEDGRNFSSYGHLVHDIVYLSNFLPAFKTSLVRRMGNKLAHSLARKSKTLNHMQIWMENVPPDLLPVVQADLTSLP is encoded by the exons TGGTTTAGTATGTTTCCTAGAACAAAAGTCCACCACTTAGACACAACAGTTTCAGACCATAAGCCAATATGGATCAATCCTGAAGGTATGTCAACAAACTTTCAGAAACCTTTTCGCTTTGAACAAATGTGGATGACTGACAAGGGGTGCGGAGAGACCATTGAAGCAGTGTGGACTGAGAATAGCTTGGAACCGTGGGATATTAGAGTGCTGAAAAAAATAGACAAATGTGGCCATGAATTATTATGTTGGAGCAAAAGACACTTTGGTAATGTACGACAGGAGTTggcgaaaaaaagaaaagaattacaACAGGCAGAGAGATTTTCGGTCCGAACTGGTGATTCTAGAAGAATGAGAGTACTGGAATCGGAAATAAACTTACTTCTTGATAAAGAGGTACAAATGTGGAGACAAAGGTCCAGGATCTTGTGGCTGAAGGATGGTGACCGTAACACTAAGTTCTTCCACAGCAAAGCTTCTCAGAGGCGCCGACGTAATTACATTACTAAATTGTATGACTCCACGGGTAGGTGGTGCACAAGCCAGAGCCAAATAAATGACACCATTCTCGGGTTTTATAGGGATCTCTTTACAACAGTTAATTCGGAAAACTTGGCGGATGTGGTTGAAGTTATTCCTCAAGTAGTCACTGAGTCTATGAACGACACACTCACAAAGGCATTCACCATTCAAGAAGTTGAAGTTGCAGTGAAAGATATGGCACCGTTGAAAGCACCGGGCCCCGACGGCATGCCTCCTTTGTTCTATCAAAGCTATTGGTCCCTGGTTGGTTCAGATGTTTCCCACTCCATTTTACACTATCTGAACACAG TGGCTTTTGAAACCTTGCATCATATGAGAAATCACAATAAAGGAAAGACAGGTTTTATGTCCTTGAAACTTAATATGAGTAAGGCCTATGATAGAGTGGAATGGTCTTACATGGAGCATGTTTTGGTGAAGATGGGTTTTCATAGTAGATGGGTACACCTTATGATGCTCTGTATTACAAATGCATCCTActctattttgattaatggtGAACCCCATGGCAATATTACTCCTACAAGAGGGCTCAGACAAGGGGATCCCCTGTCCCCCTACCTCTTTCTCATGTGCACTGAAGGCCTACATGGCCTAATCAATAAGGCAGCCCTTAATGGAGACATAAGAGGAGTATCTATTTGTCAAAATGGTCCTAAGCTAACCCACCTACTTTTTGCAGACGATAGTGTAATTTTTTGCAGGACTAAGGAAAGTGAATGCCAATGCCTACTTGATATCTTGGCTAAATATGAGAATGCTTCGGGGCAACAAATTAATCGCACCAAGACTACTCTCTTCTTTAGCAAATCCACATCCGAAGAGATGCAAGCTTCAATCAAATCTATGCTTGGAGTTTCGGTCATTcaacaatatgaaaaatatcttGGCCTTCCATCACTTGTGGGTCGAAAAAAGAAGGAGAGTTTCAACCATATCAAGCAGCAAGTTTGGAAAAGACTAGCTGGTTGGGAAGCTAAGCTCTTATCTCAAGCGGGACGAGAGATTTTAATCAAATCTGTGGCCCAAGCTCTACCCACTTACACAATGACATGCTTCAAACTACCACTTTCCTTGTGCCAGGAGCTTGAATCAATGATATGCAGATTTTTCTGGGGTCAAAAGGGTGATaataggaaaattcattgggttAAATGGCAAGATTTGTGTAAACCCAAAAACCAAGGGGGTATGGGCTTCAAAGACCTTGCTTTGTTTAATGATGCCCTCCTAGCCAAACAAACTTGGCGTCTACTTCATGACACGAATTCTTTATTCTACCGAGTCTTCAAGGCGAAGTTTTTTCCAAATTCTACAATCATGGAAGCAAAAAATCCGGCAAACGCCTCATAcgcttggaagagtattttgaaGGGGAGAGATGTCATCAAGAAAGGTGCAGCATGGAGAATAGGGTCAGGCCTATCTGTCAATGTTTGGGGGGAGAACTGGCTGCCTACTAAACATAATCCTAGAATCATCACGCCTGTAGTGGTTGGGTGGGAAGGTGCTAAGGTTGGAGATTTTATTGACCAAGGGCAAAAAATATGGAAGGCTGATTTAGTTGACAGAGTTTTTTATGAGTTTGAAGCATCAATTATAAAAACCATGCCCCTGTGTCGCACCATTCAAGATGATGTCCTCATATGGCCATTCACACCGAACGGAAGATACACGGTCAAGTCAGGATACCGGTTTTTACAGGAAGCCTCTAGAGTGCAACAACCGGGTCAATCATTAACTCAAGCTCTGAAACCGCTGTGGAACAAAATCTGGACTCTTGAAGTTCCAAACAAAGTGAAGACTCTGTTATGGAAAGCTTGCAAAAACTCCCTACCCACAAAAGCAAACCTGTTTCGGCGCAAGATCACAACTGATGCACGGTGTGAGATATGCAAACAAGAAGATGAAGATATTATCCATGCTCTCTACCGCTGTCCAGCCTTGCAATCCCTTGGAAATTCCATCCCGGAGTGGAATCAAGGCACTCTCAAACAGAGCACATGTTTCACTGACtttattggtttggtttttgcAGGTACAGCAAATCTGGCGCTCTTCTCCTTGGTGATATGGAACCTGTGGAACCGGAGAAATAATCTCCGACTCGGGAAACCAACACTCCCACTGGACAAGGTGTTGGAACACTCTAGGGAGCGACAACTTGAGTCCCATTCCAGCACCATGACGTCCACAAAACAGGGGAGAATGCAGGCAGCAACGTGGACTCCACCCCAAGATAACTGGTACAAGATTAACTTCGACGGCGCCACCTTTGCCGACGATAACAGTGCAGGATTGGGTGTTGTCATACGAAACAAGGATAGCAGAGTTATGGCATCTTTGTCCCAAAAAATTCCATTGCCAATGTCAGTCATAGAGGTCGAAGTCCTTGCAGCACAGAGAGCTCTTGAACTTGCTGTGGAGCTGGGCGTTAATCACGTCATACTTGAAGGGGACTCTGAAACACTACACAAGACTTTGTTAGAAGATGGCAGAAACTTTTCATCCTATGGACATTTAGTGCATGACATTGTATATCTCAGTAATTTCCTTCCAGCTTTTAAAACTTCTCTTGTACGTCGCATGGGTAATAAGTTAGCCCACTCTCTAGCGAGGAAGTCAAAGACCCTCAATCATATGCAAATCTGGATGGAAAATGTGCCACCAGATCTATTACCTGTTGTTCAGGCTGACCTTACTAGCCTACCTTAA